One window from the genome of Nicotiana tomentosiformis chromosome 5, ASM39032v3, whole genome shotgun sequence encodes:
- the LOC138892868 gene encoding uncharacterized protein: protein MPEIPKYNGTTDPNEHVTSYTYAIKGNDLEDDEIESVLLKKFGETLSKGAMIWYHNLPPNSIDSFAMLSDSFMKAHARVIKVETRKSDLFKVKQKDNEMLREFVSRFQMEWIDLPLVADDWVVQAFTQGLSIRSSLASHKLKQNLVKYPAVSWADVHNRYQSKIRVEYNQLGAPSGSVYLVRTSDRVKRDINRESRSNKDMYQPYNGDQRSSGSGRNSMRNEKRSN from the coding sequence atgcccgagattcctaagtacaatggaacgaccgacccaaacgagcatgtTACCTCCTACACatatgccatcaaagggaacgacttggaggatgatgagatcgagtctgtcttgttgaaaaagttcggagagaccttgtcaaaaggagctatgatatggtatcataacttacctcctaattctattgactcatttgctatgctttcaGATTCTTTCATGAAAGCACACGCCAGGgttatcaaggtcgagaccaggaagtcagaccttttcaaagtaaaacagaaggataatgagatgctcagagagttcgtgtcccggtttcaaatggaatggaTAGACCTGCCActggtcgctgatgattgggtcgttcaggctttcacccaaggactcagcATTCGGAGCTCGTTGGCTTCACACAAGTTGAAACAAAACTTGGTAAAATATCCGGCTGTCTCTTGGGCCGAtgtccataaccggtatcaatcgaaaatcagggtcgaatataatcagcttggggccccttccggCTCTGTGTATCTCGTCAGAACCagcgacagagtcaagagagacatcaatCGTGAATCGAGATCAAACAAGGATATGTATCAGCCGTACAATGGGGACCAAAGAAGCAGTGGTTCCGGACGGAACTCTATGAGAAATGAAAAGAGAAGTAATTGA